The genomic segment GACTTCAACAGGAGTCAAGCCTGGTGGTGGAGATGGAGTGTTTTGACCATAATTAGGCACTCCAGACAGCAGAATACTGGTTAAGGTTGCTTGGGCAGTAGATGGTATCATTAGGTGTGGAATAGCAGAAAAACCTGTAATAAAGTTTGGTTATGTTCTGTTAAAGTGTCTCATTTAACTTCCTCAGGCATTACACTATTTTACCTAAATTTTTAAGTAGCTATGATACTTTACTAAAAAGTTTCCATTAGAATTGCATGCCAAAACCATAATGCTTTATTTGGGTAGGTTAACTTTGTTTTCAACATAAAACAGATGAAAACACTGCCTTTGACAGCATGTTATATATTAGGTTATAACCTTAAATTTGCATATTTATTCATCCGTGCCAAGGTAAGTGTAGGAAATTAAGGTtccaaataattaattaatctcGACTTTTCAACTGCAATTCTAATAAGTTGATGTTGCACAGTTCATTTAATTCCCATTAAACTTCCACTGACCTGTGGTGTTTGTGTTAGCGAGAGATGTTGCCCACAGTGTGGGACTGGGCGTGCCTGAACTTGGACTCTGCAGAGGGCTCACAGAGCTGTTAAGGGCATTCAACAGAGAGTTTGGAGTAGTTGAGGTGTTGACTGACAGGGCTGTTGGACCTAAAAGGCCTGCAAAAAATTATGCAAGATGAATATTTAGTTTAGACTTACaggaaagcatttttcacaCAAGTACCAATTGAAGAGAAACAAACAACCCCCCTGGTAATTTGCACCAGCCTGTATTTCACAAACCAATTTTAACATTAAACCTGCTGCTCATTTGGtgcacattaaatatttttgttcttaaaCTGGGCGTCAGATATCCAAGAAGAATTGGAGCATCTTTTTTGTCCTTCTACTGGACCCTAACTCCTGTCATAACAGAGTCTGAACTGGCTGCTTCTCAGCCCCAGCATCCCTCTGTAtcccctctgctgcttctgATGGTTTGTTTCAAAGCAGCATCACAGAGACAAGAAAGAAACTGTACTGCACCACCTCACTTTCATTTCACAAAATAACCTTTTGCTCAGAAGCTCCGGTGTGAATCAACCACTACTTGCACACTAACAACTATTCAATTTCTTTTTGCACCTTCAATACAGGCTGCAAGTGATCCCCCAAATCCATTGATTATTTCCAAAACATTCCTCCAAACCAGCTCTTTGTGCAAAAGCACTCACAAAGCAGTTCAGCACTACACACTGAAAAGGTAAAAGCCCCAAACCTGCAAAGTGCAGCATGACAAGAACAGTCACAGAAGCAGCATTAAAAATCACAGTCAAATGGCAGAAGCATTTTCTCCTGTGTGACCCGAGGGAAGCATGTGAGATGGAACTACACAGCATTCCTGCATGGCAGGTCACAAGGGACAGTGCTGTTTACACGAGAACTCAGAAAATCCAAGCAGACCCAAAAGAATCTAGTGACAAATCTTGACACAGGTCTCAGAAACTATATCTATACATTTCTGATACAAACGTATTTGCAGagcttgaaaagaaaatggtaaCTTCAGTCTGGACTACAAGCTGCTTCTATACAATTAAGCTAAGTAGTTTAGTCATTTTTGTCCTAAATTTCCTACTGGTATGGTCTAAACTAGAAGCACATGGACCCCTCAATTACAGTGAGATACTGACCTGAAGTATGGTGTTTTCTATGTTACCTTTCCAGTACTGTTGCCAGGCTTAAGCACCCACCCAAATTCAGGACAGCCTGGGACATCACACAGCCAAAGCAGCTGCGAAGGCCATGCCCTGCCTCACCTGTAATTCCCTCCCTTTCAGCTGGGTGGTTTGCACACTTCCAGAGACTTTTCTACAGGGATGAGTCCCACACCTGATTACAAAAGCCTTGGAGAAGTTTTATAACAACAAGCCCTTGAGAGGCCAGAGGCTGCTGTAATTCTCTGACACTTTAACCTGATTACTTACACAAAACACACCTCTGGTACTTTTTTCTAGTACAAGTGAATTAAgttatatataaaagaaaatataaatataatgaaTGCATACCAAGCCCAGTGAGTCCTAGTCCTGCTGAGGACAAAATATCCAAACCAGGACAAGACAGACCAACAGGGCAGGAGACAGTAGAGGGATTTGATACTACGGTGACTCCGCTACTTTCAAGTCCCAAGAGACATTTCCGTGCCTCGTACATATTTAAGGCATTTCGTTCAACACTTTTTACAATCACAGactgcagggaaaggaaacaacaacaaaaaaaggaaaatcagtaGGTAACACTGCTCCATAACACAGATCTGCAACACAGATAATTCTTCCTCATACCATTGCAAGGCTACCACAACCACAGCAGTGTGAGACAGCATGAGCTAACATCCATTAGCAACTATTTAAATTCAGGGGTGTGAAGTTCAGGAGAGCAAGACTAGGGATTTCACAAGGATTTGCAATGAGAATGATGGAACATCTCTCCAAGAAAATTAATTGCTATAGTACCTTGGTGATACTTGGTAGCCCAAATGTTAAGCACCTCAAGAGCTAGATAACTGAATCAATAATTAATAACTTCTCTTTTACCTTTTACTTTTTGTCCACCTTGAAGTGAACAAAACCCCAACTGTTCATTTAAATTTACTAATTGAATTCACAGCTGTCTGAGAATAAGGTAGTAAGTTTctggaaaattaaattacaaaatCCCATTGCTTCTTGTACATTTTCTACAGGATGTTTCTTTGTACTGATTATATATATATCCCTACACAGGGAAGCTCACATACTGACACAATGGAATGatcatttaaaattttagaacTTTTGCCTGCTTTGGCATGTTATACAACACAGAGTGCCCTATCTACACTGGCCTAATATTTTacaagctttttaaaaatattttacaaatacCTCCTACTTTATCAATGTATTCTATACAAAAGCTAAGTTCTTTATTATTAAGCATTTAATGAAAGTCAAATCACCCTAAATCAGAGCTGCTGGATTGTTTAAACTGATATTTCAAGTAGAAAATACATGTGGCTTTCACAAGTTTATGATCTGTTAAATTGGGGGGAAAGAGCACACAGCAACTCATCAGCTCTAAAACTTTGTCATGAAAGcctaaaaggaaaatattagcTTTGCACAAACCTTGCTTGGTTGTTTTGGCTTAGGCTTAATGCTTATGAAGACATCTAACTGCTCCATTAGCTGTGTTATAAACTGTGGTTCTACTTCAATTTCTTCCTTCATATCAAACATGAGCACGAGGGGAAGGCAACCCTGAAAAGGAAGGCACAAAAAATTCCTAGCACTTGTAACTGGACATTTCCCATAAAAGTGGTAGCAATAAACTGAACTACAGACATTGTAACGTTTACACACCATGATGTGTAAGGATGTAAGGAAATTTCTGTAAGTTCAGAAAAAATAGCAAGGATGACATTTTTGGGAAAGACATTTCCTTGTATGCAAGAATACAGGTGTATCTTCCTGTCCCAGGACTCTGAACAAAGAGTTTGGTAGCACAAGGGTGAAATGATTCGCTGAATATTTGACATTCCAATCAGCACAGTCTTGTCAGGCAATGATGTCAGGACACCCATACTAAAAGTCTCCTGTTAAACTGTATGAAATAAGGCAAAACACTTGTAAAAAAATCTCTAATTCACCATTGCCTAAGTCTTAACTTTTACCTTTTCTTCCCCATTCTAGATCAGCTATATAGATATTTCCGACTGATACGGATAATATCTGTAATACACTTGAAATACTACAGCTAGagtaaaaaccccaaaaactgaaTGGTCCAGTCCCCACACATTTTGTCCCTCAATATTCGTATATATGAAAAATGTGTACGTAAGTTAGTAGTAAAATAATGGCTGAAGGCTGTTGTGAAGTTTAAAGACCAATATAACAAAAATCACCACAAATAATGATATTCACCACCAGAGCTATGTTTATAAAAGGCCTTCTAGAATTGTGGCTGTGGTACTATAAAGAATGTAAGACATCAAAACAAGTAATTATTTCCTATGGCTTCCCAATTTCATTGAACACTTGCCTACATGGGAACTAAGGAATTCCAGACATTTCCCTCAAAAGAAACCTAATTGCCTGACAAACATAGAAAAGACAGGttggcaaaataaaacacaaccCATCACCCAACACCCacagaatatttcagaaaaCTGCCTCTACTCAGAGGCATATTGTTGTAAATTTAAATTACTTATGTCAGATTTATATTAAAAAGGTTATTTTTCAAGTCATGTTACCAGAgattacaaatattttcaataacTACAAATAATGACACAACCCTGACAAAAACTGAATCAGCTGTTTGCAGTGTAATAGCAATCCTTCCTCTCTAAAGCTAATTTACACGTGACCTGTAAACACAGGCAGAACAAGCATATTTTCTATGATCTGGCAATTTTTTCCACACAAAAGCTTCACTGAAAGTATTTACCATGAGATATTGCCTGGCAAGACAGACAGACTCAATGGTGCCCTGGAGGTAGACAGTGGATTTCTTCTGTGGGTTACTGGGGTCAGGGAAGTGGATCTGAGCACCAGTCCTCTGCATGATGTGTTTGATGTTGCTGCCGTTGCGGCCCATCATAAAGAGATGATGCTGCGCCGCGATGTCCAGCTGCGTGCTCACAGGGATGGCAGAGGCCAGGCTCCCAGCCAGGTGTTCCAAGAGCATGGCTGTTCCTTCCtgggggaaaggggagaaaCCAGTGAAACAGGACCCACAGGCACACAAAAGGACCACTCAGACTGCTCTCTTTCTTGCCATGCGCTCCACAGGCAAGATTAGAAAACGCTGTTGGGTTTAAAACCACGATCGATTTGTTAAAGGTAACAAAACTCTGCCCACTACTCCAATTTTATGGCCAAATGCAGCATTTAATTGCCACTCTGTAACAGGCAGTAAGACAATGCCACATGGAGTGGTCCCAATAGACCTTTTGTGGTCAGTAAATCACCAGAGATTAATCTGGGTAGCCACACTTGCAAAACTTTGCTCTCAGTGTTGGGCTCAAATGTTCTTAGTGGCTTGGGATCCACCTATCTGGGGCTGTATCAATCTCTCCTACTGCCAGTTCCTACCAAGAACACTTTTTTACTTTATTAAGATGAacaggctcctggcagctccttgCCTTGGCTGTCAAATTCACACCTCCAAGAGCTGGACTCAGTTTTATTGACTGATTGGGCAACTTTCAAGGTTATATATTTGTGTGCGTGTTGAGAAGAGCTCAGCATGACCAATTTGAGATGGGAGGTGtattttgtggttgttttttttttttttgcattgtttttgaATTAAAAGATGGGTAAGGCCACCACATATTCCAGAATTGCTGAAAACCTGAGCAAGTCTGCAGGAGTTGAACACTGGATTAAAACCTCACCACCAACAATGCTAACTCCTAAACTTAAAACTATTTTCTATGCATTTTTACACTTCACCTGTATAAGTTAAGTATAGGAAAAATTCAAACCCTCAGGGTTTGCAAGTAATTACACAATAACATGTGCTGATGAGGCAAGATATACCATCTTAGACATATAAATATATGACATTCAGAAGCCTTCTTAGGAGCAGAGATTACCTTCACAGCACTAGTGTTGTTTTGTGACCCTCTGACAATGACTGTAGCACCATACATTCGAGAGCGTTGTTTGAAGGAAACTGAAATGTTGTATGTCTGACACATGTGCTGAATGGTTGGAGAATTAGGATCTGGGATGGGTTGGAGAATTCCAGCAATAGGCAATTCAAACATGAGTACCAATGGAAGCAGCTCCTACAACAGTAATGAAGAACAGATATTGAAAACCAGATCGTTACTCAAACTACAACAATTTTATTCCTCAGTCATGATGCACTGGTCAGTGATGATTTAAGTGATAAAACACATTCTCTGCCCAGAGTTCATGGATAAAAATATACTGTCACTTGCAAAAAGGCACCTCTTTTTTCCAGGAATACTAGAgcagtttttttggttttttttggtttttgttttttttttttgcagaggcttttttgagttttgtttgattttttttttttttctccaaaatagTGGGAGCATGTGGAATAAGGTTTGTGTGACACATCTGGCTCAAAAATTGCTGTAAGCTCCTGgtaatttatttgatttttcattaTCCATGCCAAAATACACATAAAAGTTAAAACTATAAGGAAAAGATAGAAAAAAGCTACAAGTGGAGAATGACACTGAATTATTTACACAAATTATACATGAAAATGGTTAAAATGTgagaagcagaaattttgcCTTTCCCAAGTCATAGATTCACACAGGATGCCTGAGCTTCCACAGGCCATCTGTGGTAGGTAAGTTAAGATATGATTTTCTACACAGTATGGAATTAATTTACATCTTGCTTAGAGTGTAGACTGCGTGTTCAGGACCCACTTTGGGCCAATTAAAAATTCAGCCAGAATGTGAATCACTGGTTTAATATCCTTGGCATATTTCTCATATGGATACTCACATTTGTTCCTACACTTCTGCTGTCACCAGACAGAGGCAGACAGGAGTTCCCAAAACTAGAGTTGTCAAAACTatgcattttttccctgtttttagGGGGTACACTACACTGAGCTAGAGCATTACCCGAATTCTGACTCTTGCAGACTCCACTCCAGCTGGCTGTCCTGCAATAGACACCTGGAAAAGCAAGAACGTGAAAAACATTGGATCGCATTTTCAAGCGAGGCATGGAGAAGTTATTCAGATAGCTGTGCtctccttaaaaaaattaaaaatctaagaaaaaaaaatcaacatattCCACACTTGCTGACATACTAATTGTTCTCTAAACACTAGTTGAGAACTGCAgccaatattaaaaaaatgttccaGCATCTTAGGTTATATATATTTaagcaaatagaaaaaaaggatACATCAAAAAATACAGTGTTTTAGGTTAAATAATGGAATTACTACTGCATATATGTGCTCAATGCTAATATTCAGGCAACAGTAGATTTTCCTGAATGTTTTGAAATTACTGCATTTTGCTCAGCAGCCATTAGGATGCACAAGTGGGAATTCTAAGTACAAGGATGAGAGACTTGAAAGTAAACATTCCACCAATATTAGCACTAGAAAAGATGAACAATCCAGGCTCAATGATTTATTCTAATGAAGTTGAACTCTTACAATAGGACATTCATTTCTGCTGGCTATTTGCTAAGTTTAGTCTTCAACAAAGTTACACCATAagcaaaaagccccaaaaaatcAATCAACATGCTGAATAAGTCATTGTgttgaacaggaaaaaaaattacaaaagcagattttttcaTACCACTTCTCTACCATTCACACTAAGTTGCTGACTTCTGTATGCGCAAAGTAATTttagcttaaaaaaattaaaatgattcATGAGCCATCACAAATTGTTTCCATCTGTTTTTAAAGATTTGCTCACTTAGGAAGCTCTGTACTTTCCACAcagtgtgaaaaacaaaaatctatttCTCTGAATATGAACACACcatccccaaaaaacccatATTGATGAGAGAAGTTTAGAAATGTTTTATACTCTCAGGAATTACAACACAAATGAGCTCAGTATTAAACAACACTTACTTGGTTGCTTTTCTCTGCTTGATTGTTCCTATTTGAGTCTGGAAAATGGATATGGCATCCCGTTTCCTCCATcacttttttaatattattgcCACCTTTACCTATCACATGAGAATGTTCTGTATGTGAAACATCCATCTTCAAGGTTACCCGATTGCTCTGGAAATCAAGCAGCCACAGTTTGACTTGGTCATAGCAGAAGCCCAGTATTTGTGTTTTTAAGAGTAATATACTTCAAGAATGACAACAAAATTGTATTTCCAAAGTATTTCTGCTATTACTTAACTTCTACTCAAGGATGTATTTTATAGGAATCAGTTGGATGTTAGTTTggtcttgttttctttctagtGAGGAAATAAATAGCGGAGATAAATACCCCAAAGATCCATCTTCAAAAACAactaatgcttttaaaataccCTTGAACTTTCATCAATTGTGACCTAAGTGTCCTTCTGCAAtttattctgatttcttttaATTCTGTGCTCTTTCAACTGAAGTCATGCACGCCTGTTTGATCTGAAAGGAATACATTGTGAGGACTTTGCAAATCAAAGCCATGGGACCAAGTAactgttttttcttcctcaaacagtttttttttttggtacatgaatttttaaaacacacaaacactgcCTACAGCTATTCTTAAAAGCTCTATTGTTAACAGCTCACAATAATGTTGTTAATTGTTGTTAAAAAAGTGGTGCTTATCACTGGAGTGCTCCTCTTGGCAATGTGCTCAGAGAGCCAGGAAGGTGCCAAACTGGTACACAGGAGCCATACACACTGCCCcaaaagagctgctgctgagtaAAAATAACATCTGATGAACAGAAGAGACCTCAGCCAAAATCTAGATGTTTTAGAAATTCTGGTCCTGATGTTTCAGAGTGCAAGAATAGAGTAACTGTTAAACATAAAACAGCATAAATGCTCCTAAAATCAAAtttcaaacagaaacaaaattttagGTTCTCTGAAGTGGTTGTATAATCTATTGCTTGCAGTGAAGCTGTATTTCAGATTTCGAAGTAAAACTCCAATTCAATGAACAAATCACTCATGCTTTTAGCCATATGGCAGGAAATATTATTTCTATACAATTCAGATCTGGAAAAGCTGCTACAAGCAAgtatttttctctcaaaatgtttaaatatgtGGGAATACACCAATATCAACATCTGCAAGGCATTTATTGGAGACTTTGCTTCAGAGCTTCCATAAATACCTCCTCTTGAAATGTGCCCATTAAAGAGATCAATGTCACCACAAAATCAGGGGCTAAGGAGTCATTCTAAGAAAGTTTTCTTACTTTTGTGTCCAAGACAGACatgattttctcttttgcttccTTAACgttctctttttttccagaaacttTAATATGGGGATCTATAGAAGAAATAAGCTTGTAAGAAAAATACAGTACAATACCTATAAAAAAATTTCCTCACCACTCCAATAAATTTGAGCCCATTATTCATAATCCACTGATAAACCATACCACCAGCCTTTGGGATTCAGCTGAAGGCCAAAATGTCTTattccatccctcctgccccacaaTTAGTATTACCGGAGGAATTTATTAAACACAAGAACCAActcaaaataaacagaaatcaAATTTCAAATGTATATCACAGTACCATAAACACTGTCTGCAATGCAATTACATAGCTAAGCCACCGTATCTTCTCAAACCAAAAGTAGCAACAGACAATTCAAAGCTTTTTGGCAGCCACCAAACTCAAACCCTCCCTCATCATCACTTTGATATATTTAATTAGTCTCTACAAATACTCTTTGCAGTTTTAACCTGGCACTAAAGGTGGCTCCACCCAAAGTTTCTGATTGCAGTTatcaaatgaaatttaaatgacATTTATTAAAGTAAATTGCTGAAATTCAAGTGCATAAATCAGCAGGAACACCAGCTGATGGGGGGTTTTGCCCAGTGAgatctaaaatatttattctacATCCCACTTGGTTTACATGATAATCTTCACACCACTGCCCTTAATCAACACAAGGTGTTGGGCTGAGCTATCAGGTGCAGTTCTGCATCCCATAATATACACCTGGTCAGAGAGTACAGATCCAACTTTGGAAGTAAATCAAATACCAATTACTGCAAGTGTGAAAATGACACATCAGCCAGTTTAGCAGCACCATCTGGTGTCCAGGAGCACAAAGTGCCACCGTGCAAAATTACCGACAGAGCATTAAATGTAAGTTCAGTTACAGCAAACCAAGAAATGCCCAACTCCCACCCACATTTCTGTGTGCTAGAAACAAGGGTATGACATTGCAGGTGATGCCTCTTGCCCCTGTTCTTGAGCCCTCTGCCCTTCTGCAGCGCCTTTTTCTCCTGTATTACAATGAACTgctcttaaaacaaaaattctcaACCTTCTTCTGACCCTTGAATTAATGTAATTCATTATGCTAGGCAAATACATACATCTTAgggaatataaaaataaatatattctcAATGGCAGGAGAAAACAGCTGTAACACAACAGATCTGCCTTTTGCATCTGAATGATTGAAATCACTTCCCTGCtaaagaaatgtgaaataatACAACTTTAGGCTGTAAACCTGTTCTATTCAATTGAAAATTGAAACTCTTTAAGTCATGCCTGGATACTCTTTTCATTCCAACAGTAAAAAAGCCTCTAGTCGTTACCACTGAGAAGTCCTGAGCACATTCAGCTGGGGATACAAAAACACTGAAGGAACACAGGATTCACTGCCAAGTTTCATGAAAGTCaagaaaaatgcagcattttgagTTCTGAGAAACagatatcttttattttttaaaatggaaaaaccGTAGTCACAAAAACATGGTACGCACATGGAACC from the Melospiza georgiana isolate bMelGeo1 chromosome 8, bMelGeo1.pri, whole genome shotgun sequence genome contains:
- the BICC1 gene encoding protein bicaudal C homolog 1 isoform X2, whose product is MSVLDTKSNRVTLKMDVSHTEHSHVIGKGGNNIKKVMEETGCHIHFPDSNRNNQAEKSNQVSIAGQPAGVESARVRIRELLPLVLMFELPIAGILQPIPDPNSPTIQHMCQTYNISVSFKQRSRMYGATVIVRGSQNNTSAVKEGTAMLLEHLAGSLASAIPVSTQLDIAAQHHLFMMGRNGSNIKHIMQRTGAQIHFPDPSNPQKKSTVYLQGTIESVCLARQYLMGCLPLVLMFDMKEEIEVEPQFITQLMEQLDVFISIKPKPKQPSKSVIVKSVERNALNMYEARKCLLGLESSGVTVVSNPSTVSCPVGLSCPGLDILSSAGLGLTGLGLLGPTALSVNTSTTPNSLLNALNSSVSPLQSPSSGTPSPTLWATSLANTNTTGFSAIPHLMIPSTAQATLTSILLSGVPNYGQNTPSPPPGLTPVEVHVNGMQSESKKGSPSLNGHVKASNIKYAALSATSLGENVLSTNHSDGVRQTSAHGASEQVAAKANSEEGCNDAFVEVGMPRSPSHSANTSDLKQMMSSSKQACAKRQTVELLQGTKNSHLHTTERLLAEAELGTPESPVADKKAPGSERAAERAAAAQHNSERARLAPQPSFVNMQAFDYEQKKLLATKAMLKKPVVTEVRTPTNTWSGLGFSKSMPAETIKELRRANHVSYKPSMTTTYEGSSMSLSRSSSREHLGSGSESDNWRDRNGLGPSAHDFVSSIGSPKRKQNKSAEHYLSSSNYMDCISSLTGSNGCSLNSLFKGSDLPELFSKLGLGKYTDVFQQQEIDLQTFLTLTDQDLKELGITTFGARRKMLLAISELNKNRRKLFDPSNIRASFLEGGASGRLPRQYHSDIASVSGRW